A window from Garra rufa chromosome 14, GarRuf1.0, whole genome shotgun sequence encodes these proteins:
- the lta gene encoding lymphotoxin-alpha, whose product MNVLPFSLSLLVTEMTSSSHPRFRLLIGWCCIMTSALLMLTVYVSISSRKQVKPGPIFSDYIRLIRDDKEPWIYNNKKMNTSKSFSLKNGTIELKISGLYQFHVQVHFKNIVEKQLATVTLLRNEGRGIQKRRLSEVKRNGPGSLTMIYLDELERSMSISLDIDPIDSLSREYFDTYWEIILFNNE is encoded by the exons ATGAATGTGTTACCTTTTTCTCTGTCTCTGCTAGTCACGGAGATGACCAGCTCAAGTCACCCCAGGTTCCGCCTCCTGATTGGCTGGTGCTGCATAATGACCTCAGCTCTTTTGATGTTGACAGTATATGTTTCAATAAGTTCGCGCAAACAGGTAAA GCCTGGTCCAATTTTCAGTGACTATATCCGTCTCATCAgag ACGATAAAGAACCCTGGATATACAATAACAAGAAGATGAATACGAGCAAATCATTTTCCCTGAAGAACGGCACTATCGAACTTAAAATCAGTGGCCTGTACCAATTCCACGTCCAGGTCCACTTCAAAAACATTGTTGAAAAGCAACTGGCAACTGTTACTTTGCTCAGGAACGAAGGCCGTGGGATACAAAAGAGAAGATTAAGTGAGGTCAAGCGCAATGGACCAGGATCATTGACAATGATCTATCTGGACGAGCTGGAACGCAGCATGAGCATCAGTCTGGATATAGATCCTATCGACAGCCTATCAAGAGAATATTTCGATACTTACTGGGAAATTATCTTgtttaataatgaataa